In Chaetodon trifascialis isolate fChaTrf1 chromosome 2, fChaTrf1.hap1, whole genome shotgun sequence, one DNA window encodes the following:
- the rbm34 gene encoding RNA-binding protein 34, with amino-acid sequence MKKTREESGEASSGQQSDDYMVGQVSGSLFQKTSAASGSSLSALFSSAAPAAARLFQPAPKPVQKSAEAKQQQKESPEVKGQSSQKKKTKPLKVKSEADQKVENREISLLNADEDERGQETAMKMKMKKRKAPEPDGGNDVEQWVVKRQKLKARKEEEAIKSKRTVFVGNLPIGCTKKTLQSLFRGKGTIESIRFRSVVREDPSMSRKVAVIQRKVHPKKQSMNAYVVFKDEDGVVNALERNGMEIEKGFHIRVDRVRDSSSHDHKRSVFVGNLSFEINELAFRRHFEECGAVEAVRLVRDQNSGLGKGFGYVLFESADSVQLALELDGTKLEGRSIRVKRSMKKEKQKKEAGSKGASRFASRGPMKGPMKGPTKGPMKGPTKGPMKGPMKGPTKGPMKGPGQEKGGSRGGFKSQKKSFGKQQRFTKGSSSFKGETVDPNKKTKKKGLKKKPKHGKNVHI; translated from the exons ATGAAGAAGACACGTGAAGAGAG tgGAGAGGCGTCCTCAGGACAACAGTCAGATGACTACATGGTGGGTCAAGTGTCAGGAAGTTTGTTCCAGAAGACCTCTGCAGCTTCTGGATCATCGTTGTCGGCTTtattcagctctgcagcaccagcagcagctcgtctGTTTCAGCCTGCACCCAAA CCTGTTCAGAAGAGCGcagaagcaaagcagcagcagaaggaaagtccagaggtcaaaggtcagtccAGCCAGAAAAAGAAGACGAAGCCGCTTAAAGTCAAATCAGAAGCCGACCAGAAGGTGGAAAACAG gGAGATCAGTTTACTGAATGCAGACGAGGATGAGCGAGGCCAGGAAACAGccatgaagatgaagatgaagaagaggaaagcgCCAGAGCCGGACGGAGGGAATGATGTTGAGCAGTGGGTGgtgaagagacagaagctgaaagccagaaaggaggaggaggcgataAAGAGCAAGAGGACAGTGTTCGTAGGCAACCTGCCCATCGGCTGCACCAAGAAg acccTGCAGAGCCTCTTCAGGGGTAAAGGAACCATCGAGTCCATCCGGTTTCGTTctgtg GTCAGAGAGGATCCCTCCATGTCCCGTAAAGTCGCAGTTATTCA ACGCAAAGTTCATCCCAAAAAGCAAAGCATGAACGCCTACGTGGTGTTCAAAGACGAGGACGGAGTCGTTAATGCCTTGGAGAG GAACGGCATGGAGATCGAGAAAGGCTTTCACATCCGAGtggacagagtgagagacagcTCATCA CACGATCACAAACGCTCCGTGTTTGTGGGGAATCTTTCATTTG AGATAAATGAACTGGCTTTTCGGCGACATTTTGAGGAGTGCGGTGCAGTGGAGGCCGTACGACTGGTACGAGACCAGAactctggactgggcaaagGATTCGGCTACGTTCTGTTTGAG AGTGCCGACTCTGTGCAGCTGGCGTTGGAACTGGACGGCACCAAACTGGAGGGCAGGTCCATCCGGGTGAAGAGGTCGAtgaagaaggagaagcagaagaaagaaGCTGGCAGCAAAGGAGCCTCACGTTTCGCCAGCAGGGGCCCTATGAAGGGCCCTATGAAAGGTCCAACGAAGGGCCCTATGAAAGGTCCAACGAAGGGTCCTATGAAGGGCCCTATGAAAGGTCCAACGAAGGGTCCTATGAAGGGCCCAGGGCAGGAGAAAGGAGGCAGTCGAGGAGGTTTCAAGTCTCAAAAGAAATCCTTCGGAAAGCAGCAGAGGTTTACCAAAGGCTCCAGCTCCTTCAAAGGAGAGACAGTGGATCcgaacaaaaagacaaaaaagaaaggacTGAAGAAGAAACCGAAGCACGGCAAGAACGTACATATCTGA
- the tomm20b gene encoding mitochondrial import receptor subunit TOM20 homolog B codes for MMGGKTSALAAGVCGALFVGYCIYFDRKRRSDPNFKNRLRERRRKQKAAKERAGLAKLPDLKDAEAVQKFFLEEIQLGEELLAQGDYEKGVDHLTNAIAVCGQPQQLLQVLQQTLPPPVFQMLLTKLPSISQRIVSAQSLSEDDIE; via the exons ATGATGGGCGGGAAGACTAGCGCGCTGGCCGCGGGGGTGTGCGGGGCTCTGTTCGTCGGTTACTGCATCTATTTCGACAGGAAAAGACGGAGTGACCCCAACTTCAAGAACAGGCTGCGAGAAC GGAGGAGAAAGCAGAAGGCAGCCAAAGAGAGGGCAGGCCTGGCAAAG CTCCCAGACCTGAAGGATGCTGAAGCAGTGCAGAAGTTCTTCCTGGAGGAGATCCAGCTGGGGGAGGAGCTGCTGGCTCAGG GAGACTATGAGAAAGGTGTGGACCACCTGACCAACGCCATAGCGGTGTGTGGTcagcctcagcagctgctgcaggtgctgcagcagaCTCTGCCACCACCTGTCTTCCAGATGCTGCTCACCAAACTGCCCAGCATCAGCCAG CGCATTGTGAGTGCACAGAGTTTGAGTGAGGACGATATAGAATGA
- the tbce gene encoding tubulin-specific chaperone E, which translates to MGVDQTEPEVPADAVGKRVSCGEERATVRYVGPVPPTAGLWLGIEWDHPDRGKHNGSHKGVQYFTCRHPKGGSFVRPTKVSFGVDYLTAVQEQYQINSNEVLSQASKTLQWLRVLEHSFERLTTVCMSNSEVNGPGAEGEIRKTTPNVQLLDMSGTLLSSWEDVAAITQQLDQLEELLLSKNRLCLPSDPSAHCQAFSSLRILFLNNCDLTWSQILECAPMWPQLQDLHLEENNITELQRPDGVLQSLKALSLNCNPLVQDSVLSLAALPRLENLNLPCTGLSRLRFDDAAPGSQTAMFPALMSLNLNDNNISEWCVVDELAKLPSLVKLFCHRNRLVSSDGNPSTATQMVIAKLGQLLVLNGREISPKERRGAEIDYIKMFGEEWLKAGGGSLPSSQFTCQHPRYLTLIDKYGAPEEGELKKPEPFALKNQLLKITFVFPDDPERKPIEKKLPASMVVQKVKGLLYRLLKIPAANLKLTYTSLKVAGTEFEIDSDLKTLQFYSIEDEDQVLVRWS; encoded by the exons ATGGGAGTTGACCAGACGGAGCCGGAGGTGCCGGCAGACGCAGTGGGCAAGCGGGTGTCCTGCGGCGAGGAGCGGGCCACGGTGCGGTATGTGGGCCCGGTGCCACCGACAGCAG GGCTGTGGCTCGGCATTGAATGGGATCACCCAGACAGAGGCAAACACAACGGCAGCCACAAAGGAGTCCAGTATTTTACATGCAG ACACCCTAAAGGTGGCTCCTTTGTCCGTCCCACGAAAGTGAGCTTCGGAGTGGACTACCTGACCGCTGTGCAAGAGCAGTACCAGATCAACTCAAATGAGGTGCTGAGTCAAGCCTCCAAGACGCTCCAATGGCTAAGAGTCCTTGAGCACAG TTTTGAGCGCCTTACAACAGTGTGTATGAGCAACTCTGAAGTGAACGGGCCTGGAGCTGAAGGAGAAATCAGGAAAACCACTCCAA ATGTTCAGTTGTTGGATATGAGTGGGACTCTGCTGTCCTCCTGGGAGGACGTGGCTGCTATCACCCAGCAGCTGGACCAGCTTGAGGAACTACTGCTCAG taaaaacagactgtgtttgccCTCTGACCCCTCTGCTCACTGCCAAGCATTCAGCAGCCTCAGAATCCTCTTCCTCAACAATTGCGACCTTACCTGGTCACAG ATCCTGGAGTGCGCTCCCATGTGGCCACAGCTGCAGGATCTTCATCTGGAAGAAAAcaacatcacagagctgcagag GCCTGACGGAGTCCTGCAGTCACTGAAGGCTCTCAGTCTGAATTGTAATCCCTTAGTACAGGACAGCGTGCTCAGTTTAGCTGCTTTGCCCAG ACTGGAGAATCTGAACTTGCCCTGCACTGGACTCTCTCGCCTTCGATTTGATGACGCTGCTCCTG GATCTCAAACAGCCATGTTCCCAGCACTGATGAGCTTGAACCTGAATGACAACAACATCtctgag tggtGTGTGGTGGACGAGTTGGCCAAGTTGCCCAGTTTGGTGAAGCTTTTCTGTCATCGTAACCGGCTGGTGAGCAGTGATGGAAACCCCAGTACGGCCACTCAGATGGTCATTGCCAAACTGGGACAACTGCTCGTCCTCAACGGCCGTGAG ATCTCCCctaaggagaggaggggggcagaGATTGACTACATCAAGATGTTTGGCGAGGAGTGGCTGAAGGCAGGTGGGGGGAGTCTGCCCAGCAGCCAGTTCACCTGTCAGCACCCTCGTTACCTGACCCTCATTGACA AGTACGGAGCTCCAGAGGAAGGCGAGCTGAAGAAACCCGAGCCATTTGCCCTGAAAAATCAGCTCTTAA AGATCACCTTTGTGTTTCCCGATGACCCCGAGCGGAAGCCAATTGAGAAGAAGCTTCCAG CCTCCATGGTGGTTCAGAAGGTGAAGGGTCTCCTGTACAGACTGCTGAAGATTCCTGCTGCAAATCTGAAGCTCACCTACACCAGCCTCAAG GTGGCGGGGACAGAGTTTGAGATCGACAGCGACCTGAAGACTCTACAGTTTTACTCCATAGAAGATGAAGACCAGGTGTTGGTCCGCTGGTCCTGA